From one Macrobrachium rosenbergii isolate ZJJX-2024 chromosome 52, ASM4041242v1, whole genome shotgun sequence genomic stretch:
- the LOC136833884 gene encoding hyaluronidase-like produces MGRIKQLAFTLTVLGVCVLTSYTTRASDFKVYWNVPTFMCRNRGVNINVTKFGIIQNADDDFQGDKVNIWYHPGKFPHLEGNKSVDGGIPQNGNLELHVSAFTDQVETMPADFDGVAILDFEYYLPSYARAPKEYKEASRDWVSSQHPEWTAEDVEAESERSFNSSIRDYMEVALEIGADLRPNALWGYYHYPYCKNHGGVVECGNAISEMNDNTLWIYEASKAMYPSIYLLKSEGVDGRRNMALGRILESQRLNEMLIKPTAILTYCWYRYHEVEEFITPEDIMNTIGLSKERKLDGSVIWGSSNDLNTKEKCLQFQEYVDNVFGPLVKSILEMPETLLGLTLKSPGLMAEVISFATEKNKQ; encoded by the exons ATGGGCAGAATAAAGCAACTAGCTTTCACCCTAACTGTCTTAGGGGTATGTGTACTGACTAGTTACACTACAAGGGCAAGTGATTTTAAAGTCTATTGGAACGTACCCACGTTTATGTGCCGTAACCGAGGCGTGAATATCAACGTGACTAAATTCGGCATCATTCAGAACGCAGATGACGACTTCCAAGGagataag GTAAACATCTGGTATCATCCAGGGAAATTCCCTCATCTAGAAGGCAATAAATCCGTAGATGGAGGTATCCCACAAAACGGCAACCTAGAACTCCACGTAAGCGCCTTCACTGACCAAGTGGAGACGATGCCTGCCGATTTTGACG GAGTTGCAATCCTAGACTTCGAGTACTATCTGCCATCCTACGCGAGGGCTCCTAAGGAGTACAAAGAGGCATCCCGCGACTGGGTATCCTCCCAGCATCCTGAATGGACCGCGGAGGATGTGGAAGCAGAATCAGAACGATCCTTCAATTCGTCAATCAGAGATTATATGGAG GTAGCGCTTGAGATCGGCGCTGATTTGCGTCCCAATGCCCTTTGGGGATACTACCATTACCCTTACTGCAAGAATCATGGAGGAGTAGTGGAATGTGGAAACGCG ATATCCGAGATGAACGACAACACGCTTTGGATCTACGAGGCGAGCAAAGCCATGTACCCAAGTATCTACCTCCTGAAGAGTGAGGGCGTGGATGGTCGGAGGAACATGGCCCTCGGGAGGATCTTAGAGTCTCAGAGGTTGAACGAAATGCTGATTAAACCGACGGCCATTCTCACCTACTGTTGGTACAG ATATCACGAAGTGGAAGAATTTATAACACCAGAAGATATCATGAACACGATCGGCCtgtcaaaggaaagaaaactcGACGGCTCTGTCATCTGGGGAAGTTCCAATGatctaaatacaaaagaaaaatgtttacagtTCCAG GAATACGTCGACAATGTCTTTGGACCCCTGGTCAAGTCCATCTTGGAAATGCCAGAGACTCTGCTGGGACTCACTTTAAAGTCCCCCGGACTCATGGCGGAAGTCATTTCTTTCGCGACTGAGAAAAACAAGCAGTGA